A genomic segment from Ramlibacter agri encodes:
- a CDS encoding LysR substrate-binding domain-containing protein, with the protein MQDLNDMYYFAEVVDQGGFAAAGRALGIPKSKLSRRVADLEARLGVRLLQRTTRKLSLTQAGEIYHRHCVAMREQAEAADEAVARVQTEPRGTVRVTCPVTLAQTTIGPVLPRFLAAHPQVRIEMQVTNRVVDLVQEGVDVALRVRSTLDDSGSLVVKNLGPTGGLLLASPQLLQRFGTPASPDELRNLPTVAMSAADGRASWRLVGPKGDEHEFTHHPVYTADDLLTLKFAVMQGTGFSMLPDYMCQEEIERGELVEVLPGWSLPSSKVLAVFPSRRGMVPAVRRFLDFLGDSVKGPHICDV; encoded by the coding sequence ATGCAGGACTTGAACGACATGTACTACTTCGCCGAAGTGGTCGACCAGGGCGGCTTCGCGGCCGCCGGCCGGGCGCTGGGCATCCCCAAGTCCAAGCTGTCCCGCCGGGTCGCCGACCTGGAAGCGCGGCTGGGCGTGCGGCTCTTGCAGCGCACCACCCGCAAGCTGTCGCTGACCCAGGCGGGCGAGATCTACCACCGGCATTGCGTGGCCATGCGCGAGCAGGCCGAGGCCGCCGACGAGGCGGTGGCCCGGGTGCAGACCGAGCCGCGCGGCACGGTGCGCGTCACCTGCCCGGTGACCCTGGCGCAGACCACGATCGGGCCGGTGCTGCCGCGCTTCCTGGCGGCGCATCCGCAGGTGCGCATCGAGATGCAAGTCACCAACCGGGTGGTCGACCTGGTGCAGGAAGGCGTGGACGTGGCGCTGCGCGTGCGCTCCACCCTGGACGACAGCGGCTCACTGGTGGTCAAGAACCTCGGGCCTACGGGCGGCCTGCTGCTTGCCAGCCCGCAGTTGCTGCAGCGCTTCGGCACGCCCGCCTCGCCCGATGAATTGCGCAACCTGCCGACGGTGGCGATGTCCGCCGCCGACGGCCGCGCGAGCTGGCGCCTGGTCGGTCCCAAGGGGGACGAGCACGAGTTCACCCACCATCCGGTCTATACCGCCGACGACCTGCTGACCTTGAAGTTCGCGGTCATGCAGGGCACCGGCTTCAGCATGCTGCCCGACTACATGTGCCAGGAGGAGATCGAGCGAGGCGAACTGGTGGAGGTGCTGCCAGGCTGGTCGCTGCCTTCGTCCAAGGTGCTGGCCGTCTTCCCCTCGCGCCGCGGCATGGTGCCGGCGGTGCGGCGCTTCCTCGACTTCCTCGGCGACAGCGTGAAGGGCCCGCACATCTGCGACGTGTGA
- a CDS encoding FMN-dependent NADH-azoreductase: protein MKLLQIDSSPLAANSVSRELTRRVVGQWKANHPGTTVEHLDLAKDAPSHLNMDSLGFRLGVDAPDLSEVQKRENVVSEQLVSQFLAADVIVVGAPMYNFSIPSQLKAWIDRIAQAGRTFKYTEKGPQGLAGGKTVIVASTRGGVYSTNPALAGLDHQESYLKTVFGFLGITDVRFVRAEGVAMGEEAKAKALAAADGEIRTHAQVAANEAAKAIRA from the coding sequence TTGAAACTGCTGCAAATCGATTCCAGTCCCCTCGCCGCCAACTCCGTTTCGCGCGAACTCACGCGCCGCGTGGTGGGCCAGTGGAAGGCGAACCATCCCGGCACGACCGTCGAACACCTCGACCTGGCCAAGGACGCGCCGAGCCACCTGAACATGGATTCGCTGGGCTTCCGCCTGGGCGTGGACGCCCCGGACCTGAGCGAAGTGCAGAAGCGCGAGAACGTCGTGTCCGAGCAGCTGGTGAGCCAGTTCCTGGCCGCGGACGTGATCGTGGTGGGCGCCCCCATGTACAACTTCTCGATCCCCAGCCAGCTGAAGGCCTGGATCGACCGCATCGCGCAGGCCGGCCGCACCTTCAAGTACACCGAGAAGGGCCCGCAAGGCCTGGCCGGCGGCAAGACGGTGATCGTGGCTTCCACCCGCGGCGGCGTGTACTCGACCAACCCGGCGCTGGCCGGCCTGGACCACCAGGAAAGCTACCTGAAGACGGTGTTCGGCTTCCTGGGCATCACCGACGTGCGCTTCGTGCGTGCCGAAGGCGTGGCCATGGGTGAAGAGGCGAAGGCCAAGGCCCTGGCGGCGGCGGACGGCGAGATCCGGACGCATGCGCAAGTTGCCGCGAACGAAGCGGCGAAGGCCATTCGCGCCTGA
- a CDS encoding sulfate ABC transporter substrate-binding protein, whose product MSQRRDFIKIPLAVAVAGVMSLSGLPSIAQPLQLLNVSYDPTRELYVEFNQAFAKYWKAKTGQDVSIKQSHGGSGKQARSIIDGLEGDVATLALAGDTDALVKHGGWVAPDWQKRLSHNASPYTSTIVLVVRKGNPKNIKDWDDLARPGVSVITPNPKTSGGARWNYLAAWEYARRKFGGEAQARDFVARVYNNVPVLDTGARGSTITFAQRGQGDVLIAWENEAFLLEKEFGAKFDIVAPSLSILAEPAVAVVDRNVDRKHTRAVAEAYLQYLYSEEGQDIIGKNFYRPAVSAKAQAKYAKQFPKLNLFTIAQAFGGWAQADKEHFADGGSFDQVYTRK is encoded by the coding sequence ATGAGCCAACGCCGCGACTTTATCAAGATTCCCCTGGCCGTCGCCGTGGCCGGCGTCATGTCCCTGAGCGGGCTGCCTTCGATCGCCCAGCCGCTGCAGCTGCTGAACGTCTCCTACGACCCGACGCGCGAGCTGTACGTCGAGTTCAACCAGGCCTTCGCGAAGTACTGGAAAGCCAAGACCGGGCAGGACGTGAGCATCAAGCAGTCGCATGGCGGCTCGGGCAAGCAGGCCCGCTCGATCATCGACGGCCTGGAGGGCGACGTCGCCACGCTGGCCCTGGCCGGCGACACCGACGCACTGGTCAAGCACGGCGGCTGGGTCGCGCCCGACTGGCAGAAGCGCCTGTCCCACAACGCCTCGCCCTACACCTCGACGATCGTGCTGGTGGTGCGCAAGGGCAACCCGAAGAACATCAAGGACTGGGACGACCTGGCGCGGCCGGGCGTCAGCGTCATCACGCCCAACCCCAAGACCTCCGGCGGCGCCCGCTGGAACTACCTGGCGGCCTGGGAATATGCCAGGCGCAAGTTCGGCGGGGAGGCGCAGGCCCGGGACTTCGTGGCCAGGGTCTACAACAACGTGCCGGTGCTGGACACCGGCGCCCGCGGCTCCACGATCACCTTCGCGCAGCGCGGCCAGGGCGACGTGCTGATCGCCTGGGAGAACGAAGCCTTCCTGCTGGAAAAGGAGTTCGGCGCCAAGTTCGACATCGTGGCGCCTTCGCTGAGCATCCTGGCCGAGCCGGCCGTGGCGGTGGTCGACAGGAACGTGGACCGCAAGCACACCCGCGCCGTCGCCGAGGCCTACCTGCAGTACCTGTACAGCGAGGAAGGCCAGGACATCATCGGCAAGAATTTCTATCGCCCCGCCGTCTCGGCGAAGGCGCAGGCGAAGTACGCGAAGCAGTTCCCCAAGCTGAACCTGTTCACCATAGCCCAGGCCTTCGGCGGCTGGGCCCAGGCCGACAAGGAGCACTTCGCCGACGGCGGCAGCTTCGACCAGGTCTACACGCGCAAGTAG
- a CDS encoding NADPH-dependent FMN reductase produces MSYQIAVVVGSLRRESINRQLAAALVKMAPQQLNMALVRIDDLPLYNQDDEKNPAEAVKRLKDEVANSQGVLFVTPEYNRSVPGVLKNAIDHASRPYGQSAWAGKPAAVIGMSGGAIGTAMAQQHLRNVLAYLDMPTLGQPEAFIQNKQGMFAPDGSIAIEDTKQFLGKFLDRFADWVKHHADRVANK; encoded by the coding sequence ATGAGCTACCAGATCGCCGTCGTCGTGGGCAGCCTGCGCCGCGAGTCCATCAACCGCCAGCTGGCCGCCGCGCTGGTCAAGATGGCGCCCCAGCAGCTGAACATGGCCCTGGTGCGCATCGACGACCTGCCGCTGTACAACCAGGACGACGAGAAGAACCCGGCCGAGGCGGTGAAGCGGCTCAAGGACGAGGTCGCCAATTCGCAGGGCGTGCTGTTCGTGACGCCGGAGTACAACCGCTCGGTGCCCGGAGTCCTGAAGAACGCGATTGACCACGCCTCGCGGCCCTATGGCCAGAGCGCGTGGGCGGGCAAGCCGGCAGCGGTGATCGGCATGTCGGGCGGCGCGATCGGCACCGCGATGGCGCAGCAGCACCTGCGCAATGTGCTGGCCTACCTCGACATGCCGACGCTGGGCCAGCCGGAAGCCTTCATCCAGAACAAGCAGGGCATGTTCGCGCCGGACGGCAGCATCGCGATCGAGGACACCAAGCAGTTCCTGGGCAAGTTCCTGGACCGCTTCGCCGACTGGGTGAAGCACCACGCGGATCGCGTGGCGAACAAGTGA
- a CDS encoding Fic family protein codes for MESPRYIWQHDGWPELRFDAARVAQDVGLARRAQGLVEGKLAVLGFRERQELAAEAWAQDAVATAAIEGEQLDLLAVRSSVAQRLGAAAAFRGPAAPRHVDGLLSIMDDAVVKATEALTHERLQAWQVALFPTGFSGMRRVQTAAYRTEAMQVVSGPAGRETVDYEAPAAERVAAQMQLFLDWFNASEQDSLVKAALSHLWFETIHPFDDGNGRVGRNIVDLCLARDAGETSRLLRISQRLLEQREAYYGELGRAQHGSLDVTPWMTWFVAQVGAAWEAASKVVDTSLEKARFWASHAGLELNARQKKVVNLLLDAGSGGFEGGMNTRKYVGLTGTSRPTASRELIALDALGVLQQVGGGRSTRYYVNLPGWVPAT; via the coding sequence ATGGAATCGCCTCGCTACATCTGGCAGCACGACGGCTGGCCCGAGCTCCGCTTCGACGCGGCCCGGGTTGCGCAGGACGTCGGCCTGGCGCGCCGGGCCCAGGGCCTCGTGGAGGGCAAGCTCGCGGTCCTTGGTTTCCGGGAGCGCCAGGAGCTGGCCGCCGAAGCATGGGCGCAGGACGCCGTGGCCACTGCGGCGATCGAAGGCGAGCAACTGGACCTGCTGGCCGTGCGCTCCTCGGTTGCCCAGCGGCTGGGCGCCGCGGCAGCGTTCCGGGGGCCCGCGGCGCCGCGGCACGTCGACGGGCTCCTGAGCATCATGGACGACGCGGTCGTCAAGGCAACGGAGGCCTTGACGCACGAGCGGCTTCAGGCTTGGCAGGTGGCTCTCTTCCCCACGGGCTTCTCCGGCATGCGGCGGGTGCAGACGGCCGCCTATCGCACGGAAGCGATGCAGGTCGTCAGTGGTCCGGCGGGCCGCGAGACGGTGGACTACGAGGCCCCAGCGGCCGAACGAGTCGCTGCGCAAATGCAGCTGTTCCTGGACTGGTTCAACGCCAGCGAGCAGGACAGCCTCGTGAAGGCCGCGCTGTCGCACCTGTGGTTCGAGACCATCCACCCGTTCGATGACGGCAACGGGCGGGTCGGCCGCAACATCGTTGACTTGTGCCTGGCACGCGACGCCGGCGAGACCTCGCGCTTGCTCCGGATCTCGCAGCGCCTGCTCGAACAGCGGGAGGCGTACTACGGCGAGCTGGGCCGCGCCCAGCACGGCAGCCTGGACGTCACGCCGTGGATGACGTGGTTCGTGGCCCAGGTGGGTGCTGCCTGGGAGGCCGCCAGCAAGGTCGTCGACACCTCGCTGGAGAAAGCCCGCTTCTGGGCCAGCCACGCGGGCCTGGAGCTGAACGCGCGGCAGAAGAAGGTAGTCAATCTGCTGCTTGATGCAGGCTCGGGCGGCTTCGAGGGCGGCATGAACACCCGAAAGTACGTCGGCCTGACCGGCACGTCCCGCCCCACGGCATCGCGTGAGCTGATCGCACTCGACGCGCTCGGCGTGCTGCAGCAGGTGGGCGGAGGCCGTTCCACGCGCTATTACGTGAACCTGCCCGGCTGGGTTCCCGCAACGTGA
- the glgA gene encoding glycogen synthase GlgA, whose protein sequence is MNILFATPECAPWVKTGGLGDVSGALPATLAALGHDVRVLLPAYRGMKVTGEIGDGVELPAWGPWPAAQLVPVKADNGVTLLLLACPGLYQRPGGPYVDASGHDYHDNALRFGLLSRVAAQLGTAHSPLHGWMADVVHANDWPCGLAPLYLAQARSTPLPERTAASVFTIHNLAFQGVFPMGAADLLDVPHHWRTLEGVEFWGQLSMLKAALQFSDAITTVSPTYAREIQTQAHGVGMDGVLRSRSPYLRGILNGIDTKQWNPGIDPLLPHHFDADNLQGKALCKAALQARVGLPAEPKCMLFSLVSRLTQQKGVDLVLATLPRILQAGAQLVVLGQGDPALAQALREAAQKHPKQVAVTLGFDESLAHLIEAGADAFLMPSRFEPCGLNQMYSQAYGTPPIVAPVGGLLDSVTDVSADPAHGTGFIMTGVDPAGLDDAVQRALRAWREPQRWRKIQANGMARHFGWEDSAMQYLEVYERAIARAPLVEKSPNSQDAKAAKAAQKAQKKAS, encoded by the coding sequence ATGAACATCCTCTTTGCCACGCCCGAGTGCGCGCCCTGGGTCAAGACCGGCGGCCTCGGCGACGTCAGCGGCGCCCTGCCCGCCACCCTGGCCGCACTGGGCCACGACGTCCGCGTGCTGCTGCCGGCCTACCGCGGCATGAAGGTCACCGGCGAGATCGGCGACGGCGTCGAGCTGCCGGCGTGGGGCCCCTGGCCGGCCGCGCAGCTGGTGCCGGTGAAGGCCGACAACGGCGTCACCTTGCTGCTGCTGGCCTGTCCCGGCCTGTACCAGCGGCCCGGCGGGCCTTACGTCGACGCGAGCGGCCACGATTACCACGACAACGCGCTACGCTTCGGCCTCCTGAGCCGCGTGGCGGCGCAACTGGGCACGGCGCATTCGCCGCTGCACGGCTGGATGGCCGACGTGGTCCATGCCAACGACTGGCCCTGCGGGCTGGCGCCGCTGTACCTGGCACAGGCGCGCTCCACGCCCTTGCCGGAGCGCACCGCCGCCTCGGTGTTCACCATCCACAACCTCGCTTTCCAGGGCGTGTTCCCCATGGGGGCGGCCGATTTGCTGGACGTGCCGCACCACTGGCGCACGCTGGAAGGCGTGGAGTTCTGGGGCCAGCTGTCGATGCTGAAGGCGGCGCTGCAGTTTTCCGACGCCATCACCACCGTCAGCCCGACCTATGCGCGCGAGATCCAGACGCAGGCGCATGGCGTCGGCATGGACGGCGTGCTGCGCTCGCGCTCGCCCTACCTGCGCGGCATCCTGAACGGCATCGACACGAAGCAGTGGAACCCCGGCATCGACCCGCTGCTGCCGCACCACTTCGACGCCGACAACCTGCAAGGCAAGGCGCTGTGCAAGGCGGCGCTGCAGGCGCGCGTTGGCCTGCCGGCAGAACCCAAGTGCATGCTGTTCTCGCTGGTGAGCCGGCTCACGCAGCAGAAGGGCGTGGACCTGGTGCTCGCCACCTTGCCGCGCATCCTGCAGGCGGGCGCGCAACTGGTGGTGCTGGGCCAGGGTGACCCGGCGCTGGCGCAGGCGTTGCGCGAAGCGGCGCAGAAACATCCGAAGCAGGTGGCGGTGACGCTGGGCTTCGACGAGTCGCTGGCGCACCTGATCGAAGCCGGCGCCGATGCCTTCCTGATGCCTTCGCGCTTCGAGCCCTGCGGCCTGAACCAGATGTACAGCCAGGCCTACGGCACGCCGCCGATCGTGGCGCCGGTCGGCGGCCTGCTCGACTCGGTCACCGACGTCAGCGCCGACCCGGCGCACGGCACGGGCTTCATCATGACCGGCGTCGACCCGGCCGGCCTGGACGACGCCGTGCAGCGGGCTCTGCGCGCCTGGCGCGAGCCGCAGCGCTGGCGGAAGATCCAGGCGAACGGCATGGCGCGGCACTTCGGGTGGGAGGATTCGGCGATGCAGTACCTGGAGGTCTACGAGCGCGCGATTGCTAGGGCGCCACTCGTGGAGAAAAGCCCGAACAGCCAGGACGCAAAAGCCGCAAAGGCTGCGCAAAAGGCGCAGAAGAAGGCCAGCTGA
- a CDS encoding oxidative damage protection protein, with protein sequence MARTVNCIKLGREAEGLDFPPYPGELGKRLYESVSKEAWQAWLKQQTMLVNENRLNLADQRAREYLKRQMENHFFGSGADQAAGYVPPSQ encoded by the coding sequence ATGGCGCGCACTGTCAACTGCATCAAACTGGGCCGCGAAGCCGAAGGCCTGGATTTCCCTCCCTATCCCGGCGAGCTGGGCAAGCGCCTCTACGAAAGCGTCAGCAAGGAAGCCTGGCAGGCGTGGCTGAAGCAACAGACCATGCTGGTCAACGAGAACCGCCTGAACCTGGCGGACCAGCGCGCCCGCGAGTACCTGAAGCGCCAGATGGAGAACCATTTCTTCGGCTCCGGCGCGGACCAGGCCGCCGGCTACGTGCCGCCCTCGCAGTAA